In Hermetia illucens chromosome 1, iHerIll2.2.curated.20191125, whole genome shotgun sequence, one genomic interval encodes:
- the LOC119646700 gene encoding forkhead box protein G1-like has protein sequence MAFQSNFSINSILGEEVTNDDHSVDRPKYSYGALIMMAIKASPKGRLTLAEIYEYITNNYEYYRTCKTDWQNAIRNNLSMSEHFIRMPREYDDPGRGGYWTLAAQYGQLFVGDDTGRLRQPPVLPIPCHLVPGPAMQGVAYQYVNCSIPGCMCYQMPGPIPQAQQMYVNMQQM, from the coding sequence ATGGCTTTTCAATCGAATTTTTCTATAAACTCTATTCTTGGCGAGGAAGTAACAAACGACGACCATAGCGTGGATCGGCCCAAATATTCGTATGGCGCATTAATCATGATGGCGATTAAAGCGAGCCCCAAGGGACGGCTAACACTGGCCGAAATATATGAGTATATAACAAACAACTACGAGTATTACAGGACATGCAAAACAGATTGGCAAAATGCTATTCGTAACAATTTGAGTATGAGTGAACATTTTATCAGAATGCCTCGCGAATACGACGATCCTGGACGAGGAGGCTATTGGACCTTAGCAGCACAATATGGACAATTGTTCGTTGGAGATGATACAGGGAGATTGCGCCAACCTCCAGTTCTTCCGATACCCTGCCATTTAGTTCCCGGACCTGCAATGCAAGGTGTGGCGTACCAATATGTAAATTGTAGTATACCCGGGTGCATGTGCTATCAAATGCCGGGACCCATCCCACAAGCGCAACAAATGTATGTTAATATGCAGCAAATGTAG
- the LOC119646546 gene encoding fork head domain transcription factor slp1-like — translation MAFQSNFSISSILGEEVTNDDHSVDRPKYSYGALIMMAIKASPKGRLTLAEIYEYITNNYEYYRTCKTDWQNAIRNNLSMSEHFIRMPREYDDPGRGGYWTLAPQYEQLFVGDDTGRLRQPPAPPMNCHSVPAPAMQSMAYQYVNCSIPGCMGYQMAGPIPQAQQMYFNMQQM, via the coding sequence ATGGCTTTCCAATCGAATTTTTCTATAAGCTCTATTCTTGGCGAGGAAGTTACAAACGACGACCATAGCGTGGATCGGCCCAAATATTCGTATGGCGCATTAATCATGATGGCGATTAAAGCGAGCCCCAAGGGACGGCTAACACTGGCCgaaatatacgagtatataacAAACAACTACGAGTATTACAGGACATGCAAAACAGATTGGCAAAATGCTATTCGTAACAATTTGAGTATGAGTGAACATTTTATCAGAATGCCTCGCGAATACGACGATCCTGGACGAGGAGGCTATTGGACCTTAGCACCACAATATGAACAATTGTTCGTTGGCGATGATACAGGAAGATTGCGCCAACCACCAGCTCCACCGATGAACTGCCATTCAGTTCCCGCGCCTGCAATGCAAAGTATGGCGTACCAATATGTAAATTGTAGTATACCCGGGTgcatgggatatcaaatggccGGACCCATCCCACAAGCGCAACAAATGTATTTTAATATGCAGCAAATGTAG